Proteins encoded in a region of the Solidesulfovibrio fructosivorans JJ] genome:
- a CDS encoding hydrogenase small subunit — translation MNFSVGLGRDDAEKRLVQNGVSRRDFMKFCATVAAAMGMGPAFAPKVAEALTAKHRPSVVWLHNAECTGCTEAAIRTIKPYIDALILDTISLDYQETIMAAAGEAAEAALHQALEGKDGYYLVVEGGLPTIDGGQWGMVAGHPMIETTKKAAAKAKGIICIGTCSAYGGVQKAKPNPSQAKGVSEALGVKTINIPGCPPNPINFVGAVVHVLTKGIPDLDENGRPKLFYGELVHDNCPRLPHFEASEFAPSFDSEEAKKGFCLYELGCKGPVTYNNCPKVLFNQVNWPVQAGHPCLGCSEPDFWDTMTPFYEQG, via the coding sequence ATGAACTTTTCCGTGGGTCTTGGCAGGGATGATGCGGAAAAACGGCTTGTGCAAAACGGCGTCTCCCGCCGCGACTTCATGAAATTTTGCGCCACCGTGGCCGCGGCCATGGGCATGGGCCCCGCGTTCGCGCCCAAGGTCGCCGAAGCATTGACGGCCAAACACCGTCCGTCGGTGGTCTGGCTGCACAACGCCGAGTGCACCGGCTGCACCGAAGCGGCGATCCGGACGATCAAACCTTATATAGACGCGCTCATTCTCGACACCATCTCCCTGGATTACCAGGAGACCATCATGGCCGCGGCCGGCGAAGCCGCCGAGGCGGCCCTGCACCAGGCCCTCGAAGGCAAGGACGGCTACTACCTCGTGGTCGAGGGCGGCCTGCCCACCATCGACGGCGGCCAGTGGGGCATGGTTGCCGGCCATCCCATGATCGAGACCACCAAGAAGGCCGCGGCCAAGGCCAAGGGCATCATCTGCATCGGCACCTGCTCCGCCTACGGCGGCGTCCAGAAGGCCAAACCCAATCCCAGCCAGGCCAAGGGCGTGTCCGAAGCCCTCGGCGTCAAGACCATCAACATCCCCGGCTGCCCGCCCAACCCCATCAACTTCGTGGGCGCCGTGGTCCATGTCCTGACCAAGGGCATCCCGGATCTCGACGAGAACGGCCGTCCGAAGCTCTTCTACGGCGAGCTGGTCCACGACAACTGTCCGCGCCTGCCCCACTTCGAGGCCTCCGAATTCGCGCCCTCCTTCGATTCCGAAGAGGCCAAGAAAGGCTTCTGCCTCTACGAACTCGGCTGCAAGGGCCCCGTTACCTACAACAACTGCCCCAAGGTGCTGTTCAACCAGGTCAACTGGCCCGTCCAGGCCGGCCACCCCTGCCTCGGCTGCAGCGAGCCGGACTTCTGGGACACCATGACGCCGTTCTACGAGCAGGGCTAA